Proteins from a genomic interval of Streptomyces sp. TLI_235:
- a CDS encoding protein kinase-like protein, with translation MSESRWVPGLRFGPEFDPEQYELLEFHHRGGEAEVWRAVRTGRSGLKELVAAKIMLERDPSEVRRWLGRWDDVSHNAHRLAVTDLVVPSFLLGPSPHRPGSPPGDGVLGYQISPWVEGVPLHRWARDNRDGLPAVAEVLVRLCRIVDELHRKRWVHRDISPANVLVEPEGRVKLIDLTFLAPLDRTLTVAVFTPGHVPPEVEQVGGFPATAKDLFAVGTLARSLLLPEHGRLDQRTAAEQARRELVAAGFSEDLADWAAEPLHHDPDRRPAPLGPWAARGRELLRAHRPLPRTSCLAVLPDTAGRPLVVSGGSDGVGYTGPGLSPPELPATRTNQGPPTVREIVAGRPGRAAELAVFAEDGAGALWVGNRSGWWEVARGVAGAAGAVNASGELVAWTARAGVLQSFRWSPGVTVTAQELPGCPADRVLAATEVRVGTWSVLVEHRDRVFCWQVGSDSPPERIAAPARARGAALARSSAGPQAVILGPDGAARLYALGGGAALAEIGESEPALGVAMAGHRGGPTIALAGTGGVRLRLPASGGARRPRWWRPTLRPATRVALSVGDDWRLCLAAVVEDELQCWQEDAAYRWQPVRLDS, from the coding sequence CGTGCGCACCGGCCGCAGCGGGCTCAAGGAGCTCGTCGCGGCGAAGATCATGCTGGAGCGCGACCCGTCCGAGGTGCGCCGCTGGCTCGGCCGCTGGGACGACGTCTCGCACAACGCCCACCGCCTGGCCGTCACCGACCTGGTGGTACCGAGCTTCCTGCTGGGCCCCTCGCCGCACCGGCCGGGCAGCCCGCCCGGTGACGGGGTCCTGGGCTACCAGATCTCCCCGTGGGTCGAGGGCGTCCCGCTGCACCGGTGGGCGCGGGACAACCGCGACGGCCTGCCGGCCGTGGCCGAGGTGCTGGTCCGGCTCTGCCGGATCGTCGACGAACTCCACCGCAAGCGCTGGGTGCACCGCGACATCTCGCCCGCCAACGTGCTGGTGGAGCCGGAGGGCCGGGTCAAGCTGATCGACCTGACCTTCCTGGCGCCGCTGGACCGGACGCTGACGGTGGCGGTCTTCACCCCCGGGCACGTGCCGCCGGAGGTCGAACAGGTCGGCGGCTTCCCGGCCACCGCCAAGGACCTGTTCGCGGTGGGCACGCTGGCCCGCAGCCTGCTGCTGCCCGAGCACGGCCGGCTGGACCAGCGGACGGCCGCCGAGCAGGCCCGCCGCGAACTGGTGGCAGCCGGATTCAGCGAGGACCTGGCCGACTGGGCCGCCGAACCGCTGCACCACGACCCGGACCGCCGCCCCGCCCCGCTCGGCCCCTGGGCCGCCCGCGGACGCGAACTCCTGCGCGCGCACCGGCCACTGCCGCGCACCTCCTGCCTGGCCGTGCTGCCGGACACCGCGGGCCGGCCGCTGGTGGTCTCCGGCGGTTCGGACGGCGTGGGCTACACCGGCCCCGGGCTCTCGCCGCCGGAGCTCCCGGCGACCCGCACCAACCAGGGCCCGCCGACGGTGCGGGAGATCGTGGCCGGGCGGCCCGGCCGGGCAGCGGAGCTCGCCGTCTTCGCGGAGGACGGCGCAGGCGCGCTCTGGGTGGGCAACCGCTCCGGCTGGTGGGAGGTGGCGCGCGGCGTCGCCGGTGCGGCCGGTGCGGTCAACGCCTCCGGAGAGCTGGTCGCCTGGACGGCCCGGGCCGGCGTCCTGCAGTCCTTCCGCTGGTCACCGGGGGTCACCGTCACCGCGCAGGAGCTGCCCGGCTGCCCGGCCGACCGGGTGCTCGCCGCCACCGAGGTGCGCGTCGGGACGTGGTCCGTCCTAGTGGAGCACCGGGACCGGGTGTTCTGCTGGCAGGTGGGCTCCGACAGCCCGCCCGAGCGAATCGCCGCACCGGCCCGGGCCCGCGGCGCCGCGCTGGCCCGGTCCTCCGCCGGGCCGCAGGCCGTGATCCTCGGCCCTGACGGCGCGGCCCGGCTGTACGCGCTCGGCGGCGGCGCGGCGCTGGCCGAGATCGGCGAGTCCGAGCCGGCCCTCGGCGTGGCGATGGCCGGCCACCGCGGCGGCCCGACGATCGCGCTGGCCGGCACCGGAGGCGTCCGACTGCGCCTGCCCGCGTCCGGCGGGGCGCGGCGCCCCCGCTGGTGGCGGCCCACGCTGCGGCCGGCCACCCGGGTCGCCCTGTCGGTCGGCGACGACTGGCGGCTGTGCCTGGCCGCGGTCGTCGAGGACGAGCTGCAGTGCTGGCAGGAGGACGCCGCCTACCGCTGGCAGCCAGTCCGGCTGGACAGCTGA